Below is a genomic region from Deinococcus koreensis.
TGAGTGTCCTGAGCCTGGAGAACTTCGGCAAGCTGTTCGACGGCGTGACCATCCCGGGCTGGCAGCTGCTGGTCGCGGTGATCGGCGGCGCCGCGCTGGCCGTGGTGCTGCTGGCCGCCCTGGTGCGTCGCCTGGGCCGCGACAGCCTGGGCCAGACCAGCGTCCGCACCTGGGCCATGCGCCTGCTGGTCGGGTCGCTGGTGCTGCTGGTCGTGTTCATGACCCCGGCCCAGTTCACGGGTTCGGGCAACGAGAGCAAGTTCCTGCTGTCCGTGCGGAACACGCTGTTCGTGTCCGGGGTCACCGGCATCCTGGCCATCGTCCTGTCCACGACCGCCGGGTACGCCATGGCCCGCCTGCGCTTCCCCGGCCGCTTCCAGATGCTGCTGTTCTTCATCTTCATCCAGATGTTCCCGGTGTTCCTGGCCCTGGTCGCGGTCTACAAACTGCTCACGGATCTGGGCCTGGGCAACACCTTCACCGGCCTGATCCTGGCGTACTCGGGCGGCGCCATCGCTTTCAACACCTGGATCTTCAAGGGCTACGTGGAAAGCCTGCCCGAGTCCCTGGAGGAAGCCGCGATGGTCGACGGCGCGACCCGCTGGCAGACCTTCCTGCGCGTGGTGCTGCCGCTCTCGGGCGGGATCATGGTGTTCATCTTCCTGAACCAGTTCATCGGCACCTACGCCGAATTCATCCTGGCGAACGTGCTGCTCACCGGCGTGGAGCAGTGGACCGTGGGGGTCATGCTGCGCTCGTTTACCACGGGTCAGTTCAGCACCAAATGGGGCATCTTCGCGGCGGCCTCCACGCTGGGCGCCCTGCCGATCATCGCCCTGTTCTACGGCTTCCAGCAGTTCTTCGTGGGCGGCGCGGTCGCGGGCGGCGTGAAGGAGTAGGCCCAGCCGTAGCTGGACGACCGCCCGAAAAGGCGAGAAGGGAGGTGAGGGTGTATGACCCCACCTCCCTTTCCCATTCTGCTTTCGGCGCTGAAGGCTGGACGTTGCGCGGCGGCAGGGAAGACTCCCGGAATCAGTCGCCGCACCCGCCGCCGCTGCCCCCGTCGCTGGCGCCACACTCGCCCGACTGACCACCCGACGATCCGCTGGACGACCCGCCGTCGGGAACCCAGCCCCCACCGCCGCCGCGCTGGAGGCCCGCCCAGCGGTGCTGATTCCCGGCCAGCAGCAGCACCGACAGGGCGGCCACCAGCAGCAGGCCGACCAGGATGGCCCCCTGCAGCAGCGCCACACCGGCCAGGACGGCGAGGACGGCACTGACCCAGAGCCCTCCCCGCTGAGTGCGGTGGCGTTCCTCGTGATCAGGGTTGGATAGAGTGACCAGCGAGTCGTCGCCTGTCCGGGCAACGGGCAGGGACTCAGGGTCGGGCCTGGACTTGACGTCCGGCTGAAGGGGCGCGCTGCTGAGGATGGTCATCGTTGCCTCCTGGGGGTGCGGTGTCAGACGGTGAGCGTGCTGAGGCCATGGTCGGCGCCCTCTGTCAGCCGGACGTCAGGCTCGGCGCGGCAGCGGGCGGACGAAGCCCGTCTCCGTCCGTCCCGCCGGTCATTCCGCTGTGAACCCAGATCTCGTCATCATGGACGCACTGAAGGCTCTCCACCACTGCCACCCTGCACGCCCTCCGGAGGCGTCCCGCCCTTCTAGGCGTCGGGGTTCGGCATGGACTCGGTCACGGCCCTGTCCACGCCGTCCTCGAAGCGGCGGAAGTTCTCGCGGAACATGCGGGCCAGCTTGCGGGCGGTGTGGGCGTAGGCGTCCCGGTCGGCCCAGGCCTGCTGCGGGTTGAGCACCCCAGCCGGCACGCCCGGCACGGCGGTCGGAATCTCCAGGTTGAAGAAGGGTTCGCGCTCGAACGCCACGCCGTCCAGCCCACCCGAGAGCGCGGCGCTGAGCAGCGCGCGGGTGTGGGCGATGCTCATGCGCTGGCCCTGGCCGTACATGCCGCCGCTCCAGCCCGTGTTGACCAGCCAGACCTGCGCCCCGCTGGCCTGCACTTTCTGGGCCAGCAGCCGAGCGTACTCGCCCGGGTGGCGCGGCATGAAGGGCGCCCCGAAGCAGGTGCTGAAGGTCGGGCTGGGTTCGGACACGCCCTCCTCGGTGCCGGGAATCTTGGCCGTGAAGCCGGAGATGAACTGGTACATGGTCTGCTCCGGGCTCAGCCGGCTGATGGGCGGCAGCACACCGAAGGCGTCGGCGGTCAGGAACACCACGTGTTTCGGGTGGCCCCCGACGCTGCCCGGCTGCCGGTTGTCCACCTCCTCGATCGGGTAGGCGCTGCGGGTGTTCTCGGTCAGCGAGCCGTCGTTCAGGTCGGGGACGCCCTGCTCGTCGAGCACCACGTTCTCCAGCACGGTGCCGTAGGTGCGGGTGGTGCGGTAGATGATCGGCTCGGCCTCGGGGTTCAGGTGGATCACCTTGGCGTAGCAGCCGCCCTCGAAGTTGAACACCCCGCTCCCCGTCCAGCCGTGCTCGTCGTCGCCGATCAGCCGGCGGCCGGGGTCGGCGCTCAGGGTGGTCTTGCCGGTGCCGCTCAGGCCGAAGAACAGGGCGACGTCGCCCGCCTCGCCCACGTTCGCCGAGCAGTGCATGGGCATGACGCCCTGATCCGGCAGCAGGAAGTTCAGCACGCTGAAGATGCCCTTCTTGTTCTCGCCCGCGTACTGGGTGCCGCCCGCAATGATCATCCGGCGCGTGAAGTTCACCAGGATGAAGGTGTCGCTCCGCACGCCGTCCACGGCCGGGTCGGCCCGGAAGCTGGGGATGTTGAGCACCGTCCAGTCGCTCTGGAAATCCTGCAGCTCGGCCGGGCTGGGCCGCACGAACATGTTGCGGATAAAGAGGCTGTGGTAGGCCATCTCGGTGACCATCCGCACCCCGATCCGGTAGGCGGGATCGGTGCCGGCGAAGACCTGCTGCACGAACAGCTCCCGCCCCGCGGCGTAGGAGGTCATCTTCGCCAGCAGCCGGTCGAAGACCTCGGGCGGGGTCGGCGTGTTGAAGCCGCCCCA
It encodes:
- the pckA gene encoding phosphoenolpyruvate carboxykinase (ATP), which gives rise to MSLTASNPLADLGIESATIHLNPGVDQLYADAVRLGEGVRAATGPLTVRTNKAGRSPKDRFIVEDDLTRDKVWWGGFNTPTPPEVFDRLLAKMTSYAAGRELFVQQVFAGTDPAYRIGVRMVTEMAYHSLFIRNMFVRPSPAELQDFQSDWTVLNIPSFRADPAVDGVRSDTFILVNFTRRMIIAGGTQYAGENKKGIFSVLNFLLPDQGVMPMHCSANVGEAGDVALFFGLSGTGKTTLSADPGRRLIGDDEHGWTGSGVFNFEGGCYAKVIHLNPEAEPIIYRTTRTYGTVLENVVLDEQGVPDLNDGSLTENTRSAYPIEEVDNRQPGSVGGHPKHVVFLTADAFGVLPPISRLSPEQTMYQFISGFTAKIPGTEEGVSEPSPTFSTCFGAPFMPRHPGEYARLLAQKVQASGAQVWLVNTGWSGGMYGQGQRMSIAHTRALLSAALSGGLDGVAFEREPFFNLEIPTAVPGVPAGVLNPQQAWADRDAYAHTARKLARMFRENFRRFEDGVDRAVTESMPNPDA
- a CDS encoding sugar ABC transporter permease is translated as MTAAPSQLPPGGYVHREPGPLRRALPWLVTAAIVLGLIVLAYFLNRNMAGRQKSFTIYFVERGWVRFLLFLLAASGVLALLSLAGQKIGEARTGRKISYLAVLGDQLTHLFLILVVLTAVYPLLYVLIAAFDPRNSLFAFPDFSNPNILYRSGMLPNLSVLSLENFGKLFDGVTIPGWQLLVAVIGGAALAVVLLAALVRRLGRDSLGQTSVRTWAMRLLVGSLVLLVVFMTPAQFTGSGNESKFLLSVRNTLFVSGVTGILAIVLSTTAGYAMARLRFPGRFQMLLFFIFIQMFPVFLALVAVYKLLTDLGLGNTFTGLILAYSGGAIAFNTWIFKGYVESLPESLEEAAMVDGATRWQTFLRVVLPLSGGIMVFIFLNQFIGTYAEFILANVLLTGVEQWTVGVMLRSFTTGQFSTKWGIFAAASTLGALPIIALFYGFQQFFVGGAVAGGVKE